Genomic DNA from Magnolia sinica isolate HGM2019 chromosome 4, MsV1, whole genome shotgun sequence:
CAGATTTTAAATTCgatgtatttatatcatttttcaaACACGCGCCAGAGGTTATGATGACTTCTTTACGGTGGATTGACGGTATTACCCCGAACCAAACGggcgcttatatatatatatatatatatatatatatatatatatatatatgggaaaatgtACTATGGGCTcctgatgggaccgtcccatgaggtcgagctgtgtgggcccaaccgtgatgcgtttcaaacatctaccccatcagtcagatccaccattccatcgtgggcctagatctcaaaaatcaagtcaatccgtgacttttgtgggccacaccacatacggaAGTgatgaggggccatgcaccattaaaacattcataatcattttttgggcctaccGAGATGTGATTTGCAAATCCAGACAATCCATTACGTGAGTCCCACTTTGATGAGGGGTCAGATtaagtttcagtagcattcaatACTCAGGTTGGCCCcatcaagttcttttatatgtttttcgcATGCCTTtatatgatttttgatggtatggcccacctgagttccgtatgcagctgatttttggaatatcccataatttagagggtacacatcaaattcacggtgttgatggtcgacacgaatcacggtggggccacacagctcgacctcacgggagcttatggtgaggtcgagcgcataggtTTTGGTATCGACTCCTGGTGTGGGGGTAGCTAATAGtgaagtgaagtgtgaactgacaatgggcgTACTAACAAGCTTAccctcagaaaaaaaaaaaaaaaactcaaatggaTTCCTAGCATTGACAAACTTTAAACCGTGCAATTGATGGATCTGAACCGTCGATTAGATGTAGCGGATTAAGTGTTACCCTTAccgcatgggccccacctttatgaatgtattgtatatccaagctgcCCAGCcgttttctcagctcattttagaattttATACCAAACctaaagtagattcaaatctacggtggaccacaccactgtaaTGAGTGGTGAATGACAACTAAAAGAtttttataggccacaaaagttttggatgaagacgatccttttattttcccttcatccatgtctggttgaccttatcaacgggttggatggaaaataaacattacggatctgcTTGCAgtaggccctgggaagtttttaatggtgtgcgttcaatcaccactgtatggtccacctgcgatctggatctgcttcatttttgggctcatgccataaaataatctgaaaaaacggaaGGACAGTGTGgacacattatcaaggtgggccccacggtaagggtacgGTCCACCTTGAGTTCACCTTCATACTTGCAACCATGCATTTTCAAAGCCATGAATGGCGACTCTCTAGAATCGTTAGAAGTCGCCCTGGGACTCCAACAACAGGCATCTCATTGTCGGGTTGACCCATTTTTCTAAATGGTCTGAACCGACCATTTgataagccattgatctgatgataGAGATGTAGAAACGTCCAATCTGTGAGATTTTTCCATAGAAGCTCATGAAACCTGTGCTGGAGCCAATGGACCGTCGCATTTGGCTCTCCatgtgtcccaatgcaactaataGCACGGTAATTTACgggggaaatggtactataagttCGACCTCAtgtgaagttcccatgaggtcgagctgtgtgggccccactgtgatgtttgtcgaacatcaacactgtgcatttgatgggtcccctttaggttatgggagatcccaaaaatcagccgtatatggaatttaagtgggccatactatcgaaaaccatatgaagacatgcctaaaacatataaaaacacttggtagggcccacctgagttttgtatgaggttgaaacttggtatgactcctcatccaagtggtacacacacaatggattggctggatttgtgaaccacatctcagtgggcccaattcatgattatgaatgttttaatgggaaagTAACCCCTCTAAACTCTTGTAtatgtggtgtgtcccactaAATTCATGGATTGCCTTGATTTTAAAGATCATGGCCcacatggaatggtgcatatggatgattgggtagatgttcaacaaacatcacggtggggcccacacagctcgatatcatggaaagttcccatgaggttgacctcatagtaccatttcccaacTGAGCACTTTGATCATTTATCTTCACAGGACCCCTCAAACATTATAGTGGTTAAATTGGGGAAATGCCACTATAAGTTATGCTGCTCCTAATTGCATTGAGACATTTAGATACACCAATCTGGTGATATTCAATAGGTCCATCACACATTTAATGGCCACCAAGCAAATACCATGCCAATTTGACAAAtatcaaccatttgatcaatggcctttaatatggatggttaagattgtttgcacaaaaataagtccaatcaacaatttgatccaccCATTTGTTAGGCCCCataatggattgcttatgatcctaaagaatcgcTTCTGTTAAGAATCACAGCATCCCATCTATAGCTTGGAAAGGGGACAGCTATAGAAAATAAAGCCAAAACCAATGATGGATTAGATTGTCTGAACAGTGAGTTTTCATGGTAGGCCATGATCTGTTTTGGACTTAATAGACAGCTAGAAACGAACCATTACACTGTCCAAGTGAACTGATGCACTTAAGAGCATTGATAGTGCTATTAGAGCGTCTACCATTTCAAGTAGCCAATGGCAGGCTATTCCTCCTGGATTAAAATTTTGAGAGCACCTGGCATTTCAAGTTGCCAATGGCAAGCCATTCCTCAATAGATAAAAACTCGAGTCTCACATAAACCATCCTCACCTTTTGCTATACACCAAAAACCCGTCTCATTTTCATATATGTCTTTAAACACGTAGGTTAACTTCTGTAAGAGCTGACCTTCAACACGATGGTAACCATATGAAATAAGAGATTATCATTTTATGCGATGATGGGCCATCCATGGCActtgatctaaaccatctaaatGACATATCAAAACATCCAAATTTAATGGATAATCTTTTCgaattaaatgaaaatttctcTTATCTCTACAAAGTCAAAGGGTAAGGATCAGTGTGGTAAAAAGTCATATTAAATGGTCAACATTCCCCTTTGACAACGTATTAATGGAAGTTGAGCACTAGGTTTTTTATGACCatatatataaaggaaaggcATATCTGGCAATACTAAAAAGAGGAACTTATTTAACATATAGCTCTCGAGTGTCCCAATTTATGGTGGTTTCATCAAATTCCTTCTAAACAGTGTCAAGTGATTGGTAGGATGTTGCAATCCCTCATGCTGAGAAGTGCTTGGTAGGATGTTGCCCTCTATCCGATGGCAGTTCACTGATCATCTGCTGTACCTTAGTAAACATCATCTCTTGGGCCGTGTTGCACTCGAATGGTCCATTCAACGCCTTTGATTGACTCTTGAAGCCATTCATAGCCGTCTCCTGTTGCTGATAATGTCCATGCAGTGTCAGATTCATAACAGTCGAAACCCTTGCTCCAATCCAACATCCAAACAAACCTTTTGTGGCAGTACTACTTGCAAGCAATAGCTCATCATCTCAAAGTTCTCTATATTCCTCATTGCGCTCTGGGATGTATATACATATGGGCACAGCAAAGGAACCAAAATTGCTCAATGGATTCAATGTCATCCGCATGATCCACCCACAGAATATGCATTTCCTCTCTTTACAAAGTCTGGCAATTCTTCCTAGGGCTGTGTTTGGATAGGAGGAAAAGTAGGGAAATGAAAAATGTTCTTCCATTGATATGACATTTCTGTGTTGTTTGGATAGCTAAGAAACTGGTTAGATTCCATGGCAATTACTGTTCAATTTTCCCAGCACAAGTTATGAGGTGAGTATTtctctctaaaatgatatttccacttgctatccaaacaagttgcagaaaaatgaaatccatcattacactccctttcttttctttgataaaaatttaaaaaaaaaaaaaaaaaaaaaaaaattccctcaTGGGGCTCACTGATGAAAGGTCGGGATCATCATGGCCAAAGTAATTATAAAACAACACCATCCCAGCATCTTCCCACATCTCACCGGAAACAAAATTTGAAATACAAATTGGACACCTTAGGAACGAAGGTTGTGCAGTGGCACCAATAGGAAGGACCAAATACAACTAAAACAGCATCCCAAACGCTTCTGAAAACCATAAGATCTCCCCGGTAGAGAATTAATCTGCTCGACCATTGAAATTCACAAGGCTCAAAACTGTCCATATCTAACCATCTTACCTCCTGTATAGGTGCAATAAAACATGACAGTGCATGTCAGTACCTGCGGAACCCACGCTCAAGCATCCGGCCCGATGGGCACTCGTAAGCGAGGTGACCACGGCCGCCACAGTTGTTGCAGATGACAATGCTTACACAATCCCGGCTGATGTGACCTGGTTGGTTGCACATGCGGCAGATGATGTCGCGGAAGGGCCCGCCAGCAATCTCTGATGCCAGGTTAGACTTGGGACACTGGCGGGCCACGTGGCCCGACACATTGCAGACATTACATACTGGATCGTTGGGGCAATCTCGGGCCAGGTGACCAGGCTCGCGGCAGTTGTTGCATGCCTTGTCGTTGGTGCAATCGGCAGCAATGTGGCCCTGCTTGTAGCAGTTGTTGCAGATCCTGGTGTCAAACGGGGCTAGGCCAGATCCTGAGCACTCGCGGGCAAGGTGGCCCATCTTCCCGCACATGTGACAGATGGGCTCATTGTTGCACTGGCTTGCCATATGTCCAGGCTCCTTACAGTTCCAGCACATGGTCTTCCCGGTGCATTCAGATGCAATGTGCCTAGCAGTTAAAAAAGCGAATCAACAGGAATTTTGTTAATGGTAATCATGCATAAGAGGGGTATTATCAGGCTCAAATGCAGAGTGCCGCGTCCATTTCAAAGCACCTTGATAAAGAGGAAAGATTGATCTCTGGCAAGCAGGTGCCTGTAAACCTCTTTGCCAAAGAACCATttcaaagccaaccccaaattgcaGGGAGAAAGGTCAAGATGGaaatgatgacgatgttggtgATGGTGATGAATTAGGGACCGTGTTTTGGTTATCCATACAGTTCGTCTGATGGCCACACCCTAGATGAGCAGCCAATATCTTCCAGATTAGAATATCTGAGTTCAGGATGTTAAGATTAGTAACCTAAAAATAGATGCCCAGTGACTGCACCAATTACAGTTTGAGTATTATCTTAACCTAATACCAGTAATTTGTTCCCAGATTGCTGGGAGAAaggccatgatgatgatgatgatgatgatgacgacaccTAAGGACATGCTCGGTGTCCTAAATGCCTATTCTGCAGAAGTGGGGCCTATATtgtggtgatccaaaccattagtcTGATGGGCCACAAACTGCATGTGGAGCTAACAGCTTCAAGATTAGAAGATTTGAGTTTTGAACCTTAAGATCAGCAGCCTAAAAATAGATGCCCACTACCCTGTAATAATTGCTGATGATTATGATCCTGACCAGAGATAAATGGTTTTAAAGATAGGTGGTTAAGCACAGAATACAGCAATGAtgcaatgataatgatgatgaagcAAACAGTATGACAATTGTCT
This window encodes:
- the LOC131243646 gene encoding zinc finger protein GIS2-like; translated protein: MSPDSSRSPPRTRRFRSSERMSYRDAPYKRDRRSYRQDNLCKNCKRPGHYARDCPNVPVCNNCALPGHIASECTGKTMCWNCKEPGHMASQCNNEPICHMCGKMGHLARECSGSGLAPFDTRICNNCYKQGHIAADCTNDKACNNCREPGHLARDCPNDPVCNVCNVSGHVARQCPKSNLASEIAGGPFRDIICRMCNQPGHISRDCVSIVICNNCGGRGHLAYECPSGRMLERGFRRY